From the genome of Brassica oleracea var. oleracea cultivar TO1000 chromosome C4, BOL, whole genome shotgun sequence:
TCCGAGTTAGGTTTGGACCAGATCATAACCAATGTTTAAAACATTTCAAAAACATTTTAAAAACGGAAAAATCCTATTAAAAACTTTGAAAAACTTTGAAGCTTTTACACTAATACTTTTAACTTCAAAGTGACGTTTGTCACAAAAAACCTCTAAAGTCAAAAATTGACCGGTTGTACATATAAAAAGATGATGTGTCAAGTTTTTTTCAAAAAATTAATTAATTATTTAATTAATAATATAAAATAAAAAACAAATTCAGAAAATAGATAAAAATCAGAAAATTAAATAAAAATTCAGAAAACCAAAAAAAATTAGATATTAAATAAAAAAATCAGAAAATTAAATAAAGATTTATAAAAATAAAAAAATAACTAAAAATTAAAAAAAAATATTAAATTAAAATACAGATAAATAAATAAAATTCAAGAAATTTAGAAATTTAGAAAACTCAAAAATTCAAAAAATATTTTTTTAAATCACAAGTTTTTTAAAAAAAAATATATATCATATCATCGTTGACAATAACAGTTTCAAATATATCACCAATGACGATGTTGATTTCTCACATATAACCATTAATAATAACGTTTTTGGAATATCTCCAATGATAATTTCTGACATTATCGTTGAAAATGACAAAAAATACTTTTTTTGAATTTTGATGTTTTTTACTTTTTCTGTATTTTAATTTGATCTTATTTATTTTTCTAAATTTTTAGTCAATTTTTTTGTTTGTATTTAATTTTCTGATTTTTTTTTTAAAACTAAACTTTTATTTAATTTTCTGATTTATTATTATTTTTTATTTTATTAATTAAATAATTATTTTTTGAAAACAAAGCTGAGATATCATTTTTTACCTGTTTAGCCGATCAACTTTCATTTTTGGAAGTTTTTATGATACAAATGTCATTTCGAAAGTTAAAAGTGTTAGTGAAAATACTTCAAAGTTTAAAGTGTTAGTAAGTTACACTTCCGAGTTTCTTATGCAATTTCCACTTTTTAAAACTATTTAATTTGACCAAAAATATATATTTTTTTAATGATTCCAAAAATGTAATTAAAAATTTGTCAAAAATATAAATCAGTTCTATTAGAATTTAATTATTTTATAAATATTATATCTATGTATAATTTTTTTTTTTGCAGAAGATTCAAATCAATCAACATTTTAGGTAAATTGAAATATCTCAAGTTATATAAAATTTAACCGATCAACATTTTGAACTAAAGTTAGTCTAACGTTCACAAATCCCACAAGTAGGCAATTAGACTTCTTGAGTTAAAGCCAATCATTACAAATCTCACATAGAACGAAAGCACAAGCACTTGATTTAGTTAAATTTGTCTTGCACAGTGGGAACTTACAAAAAGCTTAAACACTAACACAGTTTCATTATGTCTCATGCTTCACCTTAGAGCAGAACTTAAGGGCACAACTTTTGTCTCCTTCCCATATCAGCTTCAAAACGATCGATTCACCTATCTCCACACAGTTAGCTTCAAAGAAATCTTTCCAACCGCCTACCAATCTTACTCTATCACTTGTTTTCTCAGACCGCAGATTCGTAAACCATTTGACACCGTTTTTGTCCAACAGCGTCATTTTAGTTTTCTCATTGATGCCATGCCTCTTGGTGAAGTGTAAGGGAAGAACCTGCAACAAAGATTCAAATACAAGATTCAAGACTCAACAGAATGTAAAAACACCGATGGTTTGGAGTGATAGATACTAACCAGTTTATAACTTGTGAGATTGGAAGGCTTAAGAGTTAATGTCACAAAGTTGTTATCGAATCGTGAAGAAAAACGTAGAACCAAAGTTCCTCCTGTTCGGATCAGTTTGAAAGTGAAAAAACATCCAGCTCTAAGTCCATTGACCCTACAGAAACGTCTCCATCCTCGTGTGATATACATATTTCCACACGATCTCTTTCGTTTCAGATCTAGCTTCCATGAAGTACCCTTTTCATTTGTCAGAACAATCTCTCCACATCTTGTCTCTAGAGCATTTGCCCTCACAAAACTCTTTCGAAGATCCTGAAAATTCATTATAACAGAACATGGTTTTGATTAAATTTATAATGAAAGAATTTGGCTCAAATTAGGAGTAGATACCAGTCTGTCATCTTGGAGGCTTGAAGGCGTTACATTAGCAACATAACAAGAGTGATCTAGTGAAGAAGACTCTGCATCTTTTTTTGGACTCTTCTTCTTCTCTGAAAGAAAACTCTAAATCAATCCATGTGGTAATGTAATAGTCAAACTTAAATAGTTAATGTAATAGTACAACTCACCCAAGTTGGTCTTGGTCCCTTCATCACTTTCCGGTCCTGTGGAAAGTGATTCTACCTCATCACCTTCTGAGCTCTCTTCTTCTAAGTCTGAGCCTGTGGAGGACAAACGAAGAACCGAAGTTCTCCCTCTTTTGATTAGTTTGAAATTGTAGAGACCTCCAGTTTTAAGACCATTGGAACTACAGAAACTTCTCCACCCTCGTCTGATGTAAGTAGATCCACATAGCTCTTGTTTTAAAGCTAGCGTCCATGATCTACCCTTTTCATTCATCAGATTAATCTCTCCACATGTTGTTTCTAGACCATTTACCCTCACAAAACTCCTTGGAAGGTTCTGAAAATTCATTACAATACATACAACATATTTTTGATATATACCATACCTCAGTTTAATACAATATATTTACAGCATCACTATCATTTTTTAGTATTTTTATTTTTTTCAAATCAGCAGTAGAATACCAGTTTGTCATGACGTAGGGTCGCGGGGGAGACATATGCCACAAAACAAGAGGGGTCTAGTGAAGCAGATTCCGTTTCTTTTCTTGGATTCTCTTCTTCACTTTCTTTTTCTCTGGAATATTCCCTGTAAAAGAAGAGATAAGTCTCACATGCAATTACTCTAACTGATTCTCTATACTTCCGTATGCACATTTCTTTAATGTCAGTCAAAGGTTCATTGTCACGCGCAGAGTTAGACGGAGACAGAACACAACTCACCGATGTTGTTCTCTTCTTCTGAACACGAGATCATATTGAATCTCACAGCCACTAGGTCCCAAGAGTGTCACGTGGAAAGCCATGTCTTTCTCTTGTCTGAAAATGAGAATGTCGCCGATTCGGAGATCGTGCGCAAGAGCGAACTCTATCCAACCACTAGTCAGTCTCCGGCCATCTTCTATTTTCACTTCCCAGGTTATCTTTGACGCGTCTGATCTCAGCTTCGCCGAATGGTGCCCATTTGTTCCTTCTATATACTTCAAGAAGGCTACAGGAATTGTCTGAAGCAACATGCAAACACAAAACCAAACCCATCTCTCAGTTAGCTTCTCTGAGAGACAGACATAAACATATATAGAAAAAAAGGGAAAGAGAGAAAGTACCAAGTGGCTGTGGAAGCCAGGACGAAGAGGCTTGAAGAAATGCTTAATCACCATTTTCGGAAGCTTCAGAAGGCTTTAAGAACTCTACTCTGCAATCCCATGGAGAAAATAATATAAATAAACCAACTAGAAGACGACGTTTCATTGTCCTATTTATTGTATATCCGGTTTCTTTCGTTATATGTATAGACCTAGGACAATGACACCAAATTTGATATAAAAATTACAATAAATTTGGTATTTTGATGTTATAATTTTTTATCATCTTTAATGATGACATCAAATTTTACACCAAATGTAAAATCATATATTATTTGGTGTTTTTAGTTTTTAAAGTTTTATATTTTTATTATTTGTAATTAATCAACATTATCTTCTCACATTTAAATTATTAAATAATATTTTTTATTATTTGTAAGTGATAAATAATAATAGTCATTTAGTGATTTATTTTGAAAATAAAAATTAAAATTTTTTTTTTAAATATTTGAAAATAAATAAAAATATAAATAACATTATATATTTACAAATTTGATAGCAATAAATTTTTTTATTAAATGAAATATAATAAAATATAAAATTTAAAGATTTGGTGTGATTTATAGTGTTACACCATTCATATTTTATTTAGAAATTTGGTGTAACACTATTCATCACACCAAATCTTTAAAATTTATATTTTATTATGTTTCATTTAATAAAATTGGGGTGACGATCTATTTCTCCCTGAGAAGTATCATATATCACTAGATACACACAGACTTTTGACCCCGTTCTATTTCCCCACAAAATTAAAGTTCGAATCCTATATCCCCCAATTCGAAAGATCGAGTTCTTTTCCCCCATACCGTCGAATTTAAACATTGCAATACACATAGGTTTGAATTAGCGCCGGTTTACTGTTGATCATTTAACCGTAATCTATTGTTGCCCAACAAAAACCGCGATTTAACCGAAAAGATCCGTTTAAGATCCAATTAAAACCCGATTATAACCCAATTGTTATTGGTTTAACCCGAATACATAACCCCCCAAATCCCCAGTGTTCTTCATCGACAAACAAACCCTAGAAAGATTTACCGGCCTATTTCAGTTGATTACAAGTAGAAACAATGGAGACAGTTGGTGAAAGCACGATTCCTTCACTTAGGGATGAATCAGACGACGAAGAAGAGATGGAGAGACATGCTTTCCGGGTTGAAGAAGATGTAGCTGCATTCATCAACGAACCTCCCATCCGGCATAACATCTATCCCGATACCGAGACTGATAGTGATACAGATGAGGAGAAAGATGGTGAAGAGCAACAAATGAAACGACAGAGGACAAGAGAGCGTTATCGAATCAGAAGAGGTGACGGGAATCTCTTCGAGGGCCAAGTATTCTTCAATGGAGTTGCATTCAAAGAGGCGGTATTGGACTACGCTCTGAAGACTGGTCACAATATCAAGCAGTATAGGTATGACAAAACCAAACTTGGTTTTAGTTGTGTTGGTCGGAATGTAGATTCACACTGTCAGTGGCGTGTTTATTGCTCGAGTAAAGGAGAACCAGAGAGATGGTATGTTAAAGTGTACAAGAATGAACACAGTTGTGTTCCAAATGGAGAATGTGAGATGCTTAAGGTCCCGGTGATAGCTAGGTTATTTGTTGATAAGATAAGAGAAGAACCAAAATATTTCATGCCAATGAAGATAGAAGAACTGATCAAGGAGAGGTGGAAGATCACGGTTTCTAGAGCACAATGTCAAGCTGCCCGAAATAAAGCAATGGGGTGGATTGAGAAGGAGTATGATACTCAGTTTGCTCGAATCCGAGACTATGCTGCCGAAATTCTTGAGTCAAATATCAACTCTTAGAATGGAGAATGTGAGATGCTTAAGGTCCCGGTGATAGCTAGGTTATTTGTTGATAAGATAAGAGAAGAACCAAAATATTTCATGCCAATGAAGATAGAAGAACTGATCAAGGAGAGGTGGGAGATCACGGTTTCTCGAGCACAATGTCAAGCTGCCCGAAATAAAGCAATGGGGTGGATTGAGAAGGAGTATGATACTCAGTTTGCTCGAATCCGAGAATATGCTGCCGAAATTCTTGAGTCAAATATCAACTCTTAGATGGAAGTCGAGACCAAGAGAAATGAGGAAGGAAAAGATGTGTTCGACCATTTCTATGTGTGTTTCGATGTGCTTAGGAGATCATGGAAAGCTATGTGTAGACCTCTTATTGGGATGGATGGCACATTCTTAAGAGGGAAAACTAAAGGACAGTTGTTAGTGGCTCTTGGTCGAGATGGGGATAATTCAATCTACCCCATTGCTTGGGCAGTTGTTCAAGTAGAAAATATTCCAAATTGGATGTGGTTTGTGAAGCATATCAAGACAGACTTGGGTTTAGGAGATGGTGATGGATATATTATGGTCTCTGATCGTCAGAAGGTAAGCTTTGATTGTCATGTTATTTTTTTAAAAAATATTAATTTTTTTTATGTTTGTGTGTGGTCGGTTTCAGGAACTGATCAAGGCAGTTCAGTTGGAGCTTCCGAAGATGGAGCATAGAATGTGTGTTCGACACATTTATGGAAACGTGAAAGCTAAACATGGAAAGAAGAGTGACATGAAGCCATATATTTGGCAACTTGCATGGAGCTACAATGAGGCGGTGTACAAGGAGAATCTAGATAAGCTTTTCAACTACGACTCAGAGGTGTATGCAGATGTGATGAAGACTAATCCAATGACTTGGGTTAGAGCTTTCTTCAAGTTGGGGAACTATTGTGAGGACGTTGAGAACAACTCAACCGAATCTTTCAACGCCTCCATTGTTTGTGCCCGTGAAAAGCCAATGGTACCAATGTTGGATACCATTGCACGTCTTGCAATGGTGCGTATCGCTTCTAGATATCTGATTGCTCAAGACCACAAGAGCATAAGCACACCTTACGTGGTTGATATACTTGCTTTGGAGCACAAAAAAGCATCAGAGTGTACTATTTATAGAAGCACAAATGGTATGTGGTTGGTGAATGTTGACTCATGTTCTTACCGTGTCAATTTGGAGAATCGAACATGCACGTGTATGAGGTGGGATATCACTGGGATCCCTTGTGAACATGGATACGGTGTCATCTTGGATAGAAAACTAGAGGCTGAGGATTTTGTGTGTCACTGGTTTCGGACGACAGTGTGGAGGAGGACATACGAAGAGGGCATAACACCATTGAGAGGAGCACGATTTTGGCCAACTTCTTCAGCCCCTGAAGTGCATCCAGCTCCTGAGCCATACCAGCCTGGTCGCAAAAAGAAGAAAGACAACAAAAGGAAAAAGGGCAAAAATGAGTCTCCTGTGAAGAAGAAGCCAAAGGCGTTGAAGCGCATTATGCATTGTGGACTTTGTGGTGCGCCTAACCACAATATTCGTTTTCATAAGGAGGGACCCCATAAGAAGGTATGATTCATTTTTCCTATCCTCTATATGGTTCTCCTTTCATAACTTACATAAGACTTTTTTTAATTTTTATAGACTAACAAGCTGAACCATCTCAAACTTTTGCCAGTCAAGGTGAATCCCCTGATGTTATTTATCGGTAACTACAGTAGGACATGAAGTGGAAGAAGTATTTTTTGAGTTGTGTCTTCTCTCTTTTTCGGCTTATTTTGTTGTTGTCATCTTCATGTATGATGAACAAGAATCCTTCTACTTATTTTGGTGTTTTCTTCCTTATGTATGGACATGACTCGATCATGTAGGTTATAACCAAGAATTTTTCGGATTTGTTTGTGTTGTCATCATGTTTGAGTATCATTCTCATGTATGAAAATACCAACAATTTCATTAAACAACATAAAAAGTCAAGTACAACAACATACTACTTCATAGCATTAAACAACATTTATCGAAATGAAATCCATCACACAAGCTTAATGATGACAAACCCAACAATACAAGCTATTACAACACCAGCACACATCTTTTTCATGCTCCATTTCGCTTCCATTAACACTTCATCCATCTTGTCGAAAAGCTCTGTCTCTAGCTTCATCTCCATCTTCTCAAATACCTTCTTCTCACTTTCTCCTCGTTCCATCATAAATTCTTTCACCAATTCTTCAAGATTACTCATTTTGTTCTTCAGAACATTAATCTCTTCTAACAATGCCTCATCCACCCACTTGAAGAAATGATTATCATTCTCAAGCTAAAATCGATCGATCAAGTTATAATCTGAGTTATTTCACAATCAAATCAATAAGAGTAAGCATTACCTTTTTTTGAAACAGCATAAGAACACCTATGGTAACGACGATACGGATTATTGTCTGATCTTGACATCAAAGTCGAGATTTCATATCCGCACCAACACTGTTTTGGGACACCCATGACCCTTTTCCTTGAACGCACCATTGACGACCCACTTGAAGCTCCAGAAACATCACTCATCTTTCAATTTCTTTTTATCTCTCCCACAAATCAATTTCCCCAATTCGATTTTGTTAGGGTTCGTTACTTTACTTGTTTTAGGAATCGGGGTTTTTAAAGACTAGGGTCGGGTTTTTAACTGGGTTTGGTTATGTTTAAAATGGGTTTATTTTGGTTCCATACTGGTTCACCCAAGTAAACCATTAAATTCGACGGTATGGGGGAAAAGAACTTGATCTTTTGAATTGGGGGGATATAGGATTCGAACTTTAATTTTGTGGGGAAATAGAACGGGGTCAAAAGTCTGTGTGTATCTAGTGATATATGATACTTCTCAGGGAGAAATAGATCGTCAACCCAATAAAATTTGGTGTAATACTATTCATATTATACCAAATTGGGTAGGATAATATAAAATTTAATATTTTGTTAGAGATAAAATTACACCAAATTTGATGTTTTGGTGTTTTGTTGGAGATGGCTTTACTGAAAGAAAAAAGGTCAATTCTGAATTCAACAATTTTCGTCATGATTTTTTTCTACCTCAACTTTGATTTCATCTTAAACTAACATTATTTCAAATAAATTACTTGAATTATCAATTTTGATTTTGGCTTAGTTTGATAGCTCATGTAATCTATACTAATAAAATAGACTAATCGAGGCTCCAGAGAGCATCCATATCGTTTTAGAAATCTTCTTCGAAAATAAACCATGTGGCATGACTAATATTATTATCTTATTACTCTAAATCACATTATCATACTACACATTATTACCATATATACATTAAAACATACGAAAATATAACTAAATCTACATTTAAATTTGTAAATATATAATATGCGAATTATATATACAATAATAAGTAAATACACAATTTAAAAAAAAAATATAATATAAAAAATAATATTAATAAGTAAATACATAATATAAAAATAGAAAAAAAATATTAAGCATTAAAATTTATCTTAAAATGTAAATACACAATTTAAAAAAATAGAAAAAGTACATTAAACCTTAAAGATCTATCTTAAAATATAAAATATAGATACTAAGTGAACATATAATATACGAAAATAATATTAATAAGTAAATACATAATATAAAAAATGGAAAAAGTACATTAAGCACTAAACATGTATCTTAAAATGTAAAAAAATAAATAAAGAATGGAAATATTACATTAGATATCTATCTTAAAATATAAAAATTAAATACATGTAAATATACATTTAAATATGTAAATATATAATATACAAAAAATAATAATAAGTAAGTACATACGAAAATATAAGTAAATATACATTTAAATACGTAAATATAT
Proteins encoded in this window:
- the LOC106338936 gene encoding uncharacterized protein LOC106338936 gives rise to the protein MEVETKRNEEGKDVFDHFYVCFDVLRRSWKAMCRPLIGMDGTFLRGKTKGQLLVALGRDGDNSIYPIAWAVVQVENIPNWMWFVKHIKTDLGLGDGDGYIMVSDRQKELIKAVQLELPKMEHRMCVRHIYGNVKAKHGKKSDMKPYIWQLAWSYNEAVYKENLDKLFNYDSEVYADVMKTNPMTWVRAFFKLGNYCEDVENNSTESFNASIVCAREKPMVPMLDTIARLAMVRIASRYLIAQDHKSISTPYVVDILALEHKKASECTIYRSTNGMWLVNVDSCSYRVNLENRTCTCMRWDITGIPCEHGYGVILDRKLEAEDFVCHWFRTTVWRRTYEEGITPLRGARFWPTSSAPEVHPAPEPYQPGRKKKKDNKRKKGKNESPVKKKPKALKRIMHCGLCGAPNHNIRFHKEGPHKKV